A window of the Anoplopoma fimbria isolate UVic2021 breed Golden Eagle Sablefish chromosome 17, Afim_UVic_2022, whole genome shotgun sequence genome harbors these coding sequences:
- the LOC129105799 gene encoding potassium voltage-gated channel subfamily A member 2 — MTVATGDPSDEAAAHPGQDYDPEADHECCERVVINISGLRFETQLKTLSQFPETLLGDPKKRMRYFDPLRNEYFFDRNRPSFDAILYYYQSGGRLRRPVNVTLDIFSEEIRFYELGDEAIEIFREDEGFIKEEERPLPDNEFQRQVWLLFEYPESSGPARIIAIISVMVILISIVSFCLETLPIFRNDDDDKHKFHSKIYYPETNTTVITYTSTYFTDPFFILETLCIIWFSFEFLVRFFACPSKAGFFGNIMNIIDIVAIIPYFITLGTELAEKPDDGQAGQQAMSLAILRVIRLVRVFRIFKLSRHSKGLQILGQTLKASMRELGLLIFFLFIGVILFSSAVYFAEADEPESQFESIPDAFWWAVVSMTTVGYGDMVPTTIGGKIVGSLCAIAGVLTIALPVPVIVSNFNYFYHRETEGEEQAQYLQVNVPKTDSAEELKKSRSGSTVSKSDYMEIQEAVNNSREDFQEENLKTANCTLANTNYVNITKMLTDV; from the coding sequence ATGACTGTCGCCACCGGCGACCCCTCTGACGAAGCGGCTGCACACCCGGGGCAGGACTACGACCCGGAGGCCGACCATGAGTGTTGCGAGAGGGTGGTCATCAACATCTCAGGGCTGCGCTTTGAGACTCAACTCAAAACCCTCTCCCAGTTCCCAGAGACTCTGCTGGGGGACCCCAAAAAGAGGATGCGCTACTTTGACCCGCTGAGGAACGAGTACTTTTTCGACAGGAACAGACCCAGCTTCGACGCCATATTGTATTATTACCAATCAGGGGGCCGGCTAAGAAGGCCGGTCAACGTCACCCTTGACATTTTCTCAGAGGAGATTCGGTTCTACGAGCTGGGCGACGAGGCCATCGAGATATTCCGAGAAGACGAGGGTTTCATCAAGGAGGAGGAGCGGCCTCTTCCAGATAACGAGTTTCAGAGACAGGTGTGGCTGCTGTTTGAGTACCCAGAGAGCTCAGGTCCTGCTAGGATTATTGCCATAATCTCTGTCATGGTCATCCTGATATCTATTGTCAGTTTCTGCTTGGAGACCCTCCCCATTTTCCGGAACGACGATGACGATAAGCACAAGTTTCACTCGAAAATCTATTATCCTGAGACCAACACCACGGTCATCACCTACACGTCCACCTACTTCACCGACCCCTTCTTCATCCTGGAGACTCTCTGCATCATATGGTTCTCCTTTGAGTTTCTAGTGCGCTTCTTTGCCTGCCCCAGCAAAGCGGGCTTTTTTGGTAATATAATGAACATCATTGATATTGTCGCTATCATCCCTTACTTCATCACTCTTGGCACAGAGCTCGCAGAAAAGCCAGACGATGGTCAGGCGGGTCAACAAGCCATGTCTTTAGCCATTCTCAGGGTCATCCGCTTGGTGCGAGTGTTCAGAATTTTCAAGCTCTCCCGTCACTCTAAGGGGCTTCAGATTTTGGGCCAGACCCTGAAAGCCAGCATGAGAGAGCTGGGCCTgctcattttcttcctcttcatcggGGTCATCCTTTTCTCGAGCGCCGTCTACTTCGCCGAAGCAGACGAGCCCGAGTCCCAGTTCGAAAGCATCCCGGATGCGTTCTGGTGGGCCGTGGTGTCCATGACAACAGTCGGCTATGGTGATATGGTCCCAACCACGATCGGTGGCAAGATCGTGGGCTCCCTCTGTGCCATCGCAGGTGTGCTGACCATTGCCTTGCCCGTGCCTGTCATTGTGTCCAACTTCAACTACTTCTACCACCGCGAGACCGAAGGCGAAGAGCAGGCGCAGTACCTGCAGGTCAATGTCCCCAAAACCGATTCGGCCGAGGAGCTGAAGAAAAGCCGGAGCGGCTCCACCGTTAGTAAATCAGACTATATGGAGATCCAGGAGGCGGTGAACAACAGCCGCGAGGACTTTCAGGAGGAGAACCTTAAGACGGCCAACTGCACGCTGGCCAACACAAACTATGTAAACATCACCAAAATGCTCACAGACGTGTAG